In Populus nigra chromosome 1, ddPopNigr1.1, whole genome shotgun sequence, one genomic interval encodes:
- the LOC133684318 gene encoding protein DYAD-like, producing the protein MRVSLRFPSIYSLRSYFNETSEHTKKKDLRKKLPAFDDKYMIGSEVAAEALYRRVSSQEIADKSSSWSFWVLKNPSVSPQKVSDSPRRSANVNVGARKLSLITELKGTGMAKWGHERRRVRFLAKHVEDKDKREIVAVSNDVVKGEEEKHSDGGDDTEEEEEEEGDVKVVVNKSREAKRKLCKRKGQGGSGGKSSPKKKRPKSEKKNQVAVYKQKKNKVIKKFIDRWSAERYKMAEVSMLKVMKEQNAVFGNPILRPELRAEARKLIGDTGLLDHLLKHMAGKVAPGDEERFKRRHNADGAMEYWLEKANLVDIRKEAGVQDPYWTPPPGWKPGDNPTQDPVCAREIKELRKEIDEVKREMVSRKCGKELAIMAVPNSSPASLDMEHGSLLIPVEEMYIYLVNKKVKMEEQLMGISHSLCGMEEEMKKLKTGVKKSNRTESTERPALLMGSTESTTPAGSGRKGKEVMHQEKEEMVLGELAQEQCQSSGGNIPPTTKSAAPTEDRAAKIERLKSGFRICKPQGSFLWPDMTTSTPHPQGEVQLQDLIAVHTPPSVSSTSPKQSYLLFTPHGPRHTSPVKASAERRPVTISQSTAATTPITFPPLDRMIHNQYEKSSISTSTTITNTIKTPLINLNEPLNTNQTDDYGLLCWSHSHAHAHAHAHAQSSPYPVTYQRRHHQDLTTTIAVPRLGPTKKEMLSQWEGGNPRKGMIRNCEQAQQQMGCSCASSIASSSMSTEVGTWLALASSKPSVEHKSKRG; encoded by the exons ATGAGAGTTTCTCTGAGGTTTCCAAGCATCTATTCTCTAAGATCTTACTTCAATGAGACTAGTGAACATACTAAAAAGAAAGACTTGAGGAAGAAACTGCCAGCATTCGATGACAAGTACATGATAGGATCAGAAGTTGCAGCAGAAGCTCTTTACAGGAGAGTCTCTTCTCAAGAAATTGCGGACAAGAGTAGCTCATGGAGTTTCTGGGTGCTTAAAAATCCTTCGGTTTCACCTCAAAAAGTGTCAGACTCACCTAGAAGAAGTGCGAATGTTAATGTTGGTGCAAGAAAATTGTCTCTCATAACTGAGCTTAAGGGAACCGGTATGGCTAAGTGGGGTCATGAGCGCCGGCGGGTCAGGTTCTTGGCTAAACACGTAGAGGATAAAGATAAACGTGAAATTGTGGCTGTATCGAATGACGTAGTTAAAGGCGAAGAAGAGAAACACAGTGATGGTGGCGATGAtacagaagaagaggaagaggaggagggtGATGTTAAGGTAGTAGTAAATAAATCGAGAGAAGCTAAAAGGAAATTATGTAAGAGAAAGGGTCAAGGTGGGTCTGGTGGCAAATCATCACCGAAGAAGAAAAGGCCTAAAAGTGAAAAGAAGAATCAGGTTGCGGTCTATAAGCAAAAGAAGAACAaggtcataaaaaaatttattgatagaTGGTCGGCTGAGAG GTATAAAATGGCTGAGGTTAGCATGTTGAAAGTAATGAAAGAGCAAAATGCAGTGTTTGGAAACCCAATTCTAAGGCCAGAACTGAGAGCTGAAGCACGGAAGTTGATTGGGGACACTGGATTGTTAGACCATTTGTTGAAACATATGGCGGGGAAGGTAGCTCCAGGAGATGAAGAGAGATTTAAAAGGAGGCATAATGCAGATGGGGCAATGGAGTATTGGCTGGAGAAGGCTAATTTGGTTGATATTAGGAAAGAGGCTGGTGTGCAGGATCCTTATTGGACTCCTCCACCTGGGTGGAAACCTGGTGATAATCCTACTCAGGATCCTGTTTGTGCTAGAGAGATCAAGGAGCTCCGAAAGGAAATTGATGAAGTTAAAAG GGAGATGGTGTCCAGAAAATGTGGGAAGGAACTAGCCATTATGGCAGTACCAAATTCTTCTCCTGCAAGTCTGGACATGGAGCATGGCAGCTTACTAATTCCAGTGGAG GAAATGTACATTTATTTGGTGAATAAGAAGGTAAAGATGGAGGAACAACTAATGGGAATTTCACATTCTTTGTGTGGGATGGAG GAAGAAATGAAGAAGCTAAAAACCGGAGTGAAAAAATCAAACAGAACAGAATCAACAGAAAGGCCAGCATTATTAATGGGATCAACAGAATCAACCACACCAGCTGGATCTGGAAGAAAGGGGAAAGAAGTAATGCaccaggaaaaagaagaaatggtTTTAGGGGAATTAGCACAAGAACAATGTCAGTCATCAGGAGGCAACATACCACCAACAACAAAATCAGCAGCACCAACGGAGGACAGGGCGGCAAAGATAGAAAGGTTGAAAAGTGGGTTTAGGATATGCAAACCCCAGGGAAGTTTCCTGTGGCCTGATATGACTACCTCAACCCCTCACCCTCAGGGTGAGGTACAACTCCAAGACCTCATTGCAGTGCACACGCCTCCTTCTGTGTCCTCCACTTCACCAAAACAATCTTACCTTCTGTTTACTCCCCATGGACCCCGCCATACTTCCCCTGTGAAGGCATCAGCTGAGAGAAGGCCTGTCACCATTTCTCAATCCACAGCTGCCACAACTCCAATTACTTTTCCTCCCCTTGATCGAATGATTCACAACCAGTATGAGAAGAGCAGCATTTCCACTTCTACTACCATCACCAACACTATCAAAACCCCTCTCATCAACCTTAATGAGCCACTGAATACCAATCAAACTGATGATTATGGGTTATTATGTTGGTCTCATTCCCATGCCCATGCTCATGCTCATGCTCATGCTCAAAGCTCCCCTTACCCTGTCACTTACCAAAGAAGACATCATCAAGATTTGACTACCACTATTGCCGTGCCAAGG TTGGGACCTACAAAGAAAGAGATGTTGAGCCAATGGGAGGGAGGTAATCCAAGAAAAGGAATGATTAGGAACTGTGAGCAGGCGCAGCAGCAGATGGGATGCTCCTGTGCCTCATCCATTGCATCTTCTTCCATGTCAACGGAAGTAGGGACTTGGCTAGCTCTGGCTTCTTCTAAGCCTTCCGTGGAGCACAAATCTAAAAGGGGTTAA
- the LOC133697416 gene encoding 8-amino-7-oxononanoate synthase isoform X1: MENDNNYGDSWDSWVDEALAKLHSLKLLRSLRPINLSPQPHKNCEDDYQVFDEMQPWDRSSVEISISEPTFQKWLLDIPSSVMRFIGDEDTWSNGVADNKEANGRFKKLLLFSGNDYLGLSSHPTIARAVAKAAQEHGMGPRGSALICGYTNYHRLLESSLADLKKKEDCLLCPTGFAANMAVMVALGNIVSLLAAAEKPMKEDRIALFSDALNHASIIDGIRLAERQHTVDVYVYRHCDMSHLSSLLSSCELKKKVVVTDSLFSMDGDFAPMIELVNLRKRHGFLLVIDDAHGTFVCGKHGGGVAEEFNCDRQVDICIGTLSKAAGCHGGFIACSKKWKQLIQSRGRSFIFSTSSPVPIVAAAHAAVIVGKKEGWRRKAIWNRVQEFRALTGIPITSPIISLIVGSEEKALKASRHLLKSGFHVTAIRPPTVPPNSCRLRVTLCATHTTDDLKKLTAALSCCINFQDISLCNSRGTARL; this comes from the exons CAAAGCTTCATTCTTTAAAACTACTTCGATCTTTAAGACCCATTAATCTTTCCCCTCAACCTCACAAAAACTGTGAAGATGATTATCAGGTGTTCGACGAAATGCAGCCTTGGGATCGATCCTCGGTTGAAATCTCCATTTCAGAGCCCACTTTTCAGAAGTGGCTCCTTGACATTCCCAGTTCAG TAATGAGGTTTATAGGAGACGAGGATACATGGAGCAATGGCGTCGCTGACAATAAAGAAGCTAATGGACGGTTCAAGAAGCTACTTTTGTTCTCTGGAAATGATTACTTGGGCTTGAGTTCTCATCCCACTATTGCCAGGGCAGTTGCAAag GCAGCACAAGAGCATGGAATGGGGCCTAGAGGTTCTGCTTTAATCTGTGGATATACAAATTACCACAGGTTACTTGAGTCTTCCTTGGCGGACTTAAAGAAGAAAGAG GATTGTCTTCTTTGTCCTACAGGGTTCGCTGCCAATATGGCAGTGATGGTAGCTCTTGGAAACATTGTCTCTCTTTTAGCTGCAGCTGAAAAACCTATGAAGGAGGATAGGATTGCTCTCTTTTCTGATGCACTGAACCATGCTTCAATAATTGATGGTATTCGTCTTGCTGAACGACAACATACTGTTGATGTGTATGTTTACAGGCATTGTGATATGTCCCACCTTAGTTCATTGTT aTCAAGTTGTGAGTTGAAGAAGAAAGTTGTTGTGACTGATAG CTTATTTAGCATGGACGGAGACTTTGCACCAATGATTGAGCTTGTGAATTTACGCAAGAGGCATGGGTTTTTGTTAGTCATCGATGAT GCTCATGGAACTTTTGTCTGTGGGAAACATGGTGGGGGAGTGGCTGAGGAGTTCAATTGTGATAGGCAAGTTGACATATGCATTGGAACTCTGAGTAAGGCTGCTGGTTGCCATGGTGGATTTATAGCATGCAG CAAAAAGTGGAAGCAACTCATACAATCAAGAGGCCGCTCATTCATATTTTCAACTTCTTCACCAGTCCCTATTGTTGCTGCTGCTCACG CTGCTGTTATTGTTGGGAAAAAGGAAGGATGGCGTAGAAAGGCAATCTGGAACAGGGTGCAAGAGTTTCGGGCTCTTACTGGAATTCCCATCACGAGTCCCATAATTTCGCTTATTGTAGGGAGTGAAGAGAAAGCCCTCAAAGCCAGCCg GCACTTGCTGAAATCTGGTTTTCACGTGACTGCAATCAGGCCCCCAACCGTGCCTCCCAACTCATGCAG GTTACGAGTGACTTTGTGCGCAACACATACAACAGATGATTTGAAGAAACTGACAGCAGCACTATCCTGTTGCATCAACTTTCAAGACATTAGTCTCTGTAACTCGAGAGGAACTGCTAGGCTCTAG
- the LOC133697416 gene encoding 8-amino-7-oxononanoate synthase isoform X3, which produces MRFIGDEDTWSNGVADNKEANGRFKKLLLFSGNDYLGLSSHPTIARAVAKAAQEHGMGPRGSALICGYTNYHRLLESSLADLKKKEDCLLCPTGFAANMAVMVALGNIVSLLAAAEKPMKEDRIALFSDALNHASIIDGIRLAERQHTVDVYVYRHCDMSHLSSLLSSCELKKKVVVTDSLFSMDGDFAPMIELVNLRKRHGFLLVIDDAHGTFVCGKHGGGVAEEFNCDRQVDICIGTLSKAAGCHGGFIACSKKWKQLIQSRGRSFIFSTSSPVPIVAAAHAAVIVGKKEGWRRKAIWNRVQEFRALTGIPITSPIISLIVGSEEKALKASRHLLKSGFHVTAIRPPTVPPNSCRLRVTLCATHTTDDLKKLTAALSCCINFQDISLCNSRGTARL; this is translated from the exons ATGAGGTTTATAGGAGACGAGGATACATGGAGCAATGGCGTCGCTGACAATAAAGAAGCTAATGGACGGTTCAAGAAGCTACTTTTGTTCTCTGGAAATGATTACTTGGGCTTGAGTTCTCATCCCACTATTGCCAGGGCAGTTGCAAag GCAGCACAAGAGCATGGAATGGGGCCTAGAGGTTCTGCTTTAATCTGTGGATATACAAATTACCACAGGTTACTTGAGTCTTCCTTGGCGGACTTAAAGAAGAAAGAG GATTGTCTTCTTTGTCCTACAGGGTTCGCTGCCAATATGGCAGTGATGGTAGCTCTTGGAAACATTGTCTCTCTTTTAGCTGCAGCTGAAAAACCTATGAAGGAGGATAGGATTGCTCTCTTTTCTGATGCACTGAACCATGCTTCAATAATTGATGGTATTCGTCTTGCTGAACGACAACATACTGTTGATGTGTATGTTTACAGGCATTGTGATATGTCCCACCTTAGTTCATTGTT aTCAAGTTGTGAGTTGAAGAAGAAAGTTGTTGTGACTGATAG CTTATTTAGCATGGACGGAGACTTTGCACCAATGATTGAGCTTGTGAATTTACGCAAGAGGCATGGGTTTTTGTTAGTCATCGATGAT GCTCATGGAACTTTTGTCTGTGGGAAACATGGTGGGGGAGTGGCTGAGGAGTTCAATTGTGATAGGCAAGTTGACATATGCATTGGAACTCTGAGTAAGGCTGCTGGTTGCCATGGTGGATTTATAGCATGCAG CAAAAAGTGGAAGCAACTCATACAATCAAGAGGCCGCTCATTCATATTTTCAACTTCTTCACCAGTCCCTATTGTTGCTGCTGCTCACG CTGCTGTTATTGTTGGGAAAAAGGAAGGATGGCGTAGAAAGGCAATCTGGAACAGGGTGCAAGAGTTTCGGGCTCTTACTGGAATTCCCATCACGAGTCCCATAATTTCGCTTATTGTAGGGAGTGAAGAGAAAGCCCTCAAAGCCAGCCg GCACTTGCTGAAATCTGGTTTTCACGTGACTGCAATCAGGCCCCCAACCGTGCCTCCCAACTCATGCAG GTTACGAGTGACTTTGTGCGCAACACATACAACAGATGATTTGAAGAAACTGACAGCAGCACTATCCTGTTGCATCAACTTTCAAGACATTAGTCTCTGTAACTCGAGAGGAACTGCTAGGCTCTAG
- the LOC133697416 gene encoding 8-amino-7-oxononanoate synthase isoform X2 yields the protein MENDNNYGDSWDSWVDEALAKLHSLKLLRSLRPINLSPQPHKNCEDDYQVFDEMQPWDRSSVEISISEPTFQKWLLDIPSSGDEDTWSNGVADNKEANGRFKKLLLFSGNDYLGLSSHPTIARAVAKAAQEHGMGPRGSALICGYTNYHRLLESSLADLKKKEDCLLCPTGFAANMAVMVALGNIVSLLAAAEKPMKEDRIALFSDALNHASIIDGIRLAERQHTVDVYVYRHCDMSHLSSLLSSCELKKKVVVTDSLFSMDGDFAPMIELVNLRKRHGFLLVIDDAHGTFVCGKHGGGVAEEFNCDRQVDICIGTLSKAAGCHGGFIACSKKWKQLIQSRGRSFIFSTSSPVPIVAAAHAAVIVGKKEGWRRKAIWNRVQEFRALTGIPITSPIISLIVGSEEKALKASRHLLKSGFHVTAIRPPTVPPNSCRLRVTLCATHTTDDLKKLTAALSCCINFQDISLCNSRGTARL from the exons CAAAGCTTCATTCTTTAAAACTACTTCGATCTTTAAGACCCATTAATCTTTCCCCTCAACCTCACAAAAACTGTGAAGATGATTATCAGGTGTTCGACGAAATGCAGCCTTGGGATCGATCCTCGGTTGAAATCTCCATTTCAGAGCCCACTTTTCAGAAGTGGCTCCTTGACATTCCCAGTTCAG GAGACGAGGATACATGGAGCAATGGCGTCGCTGACAATAAAGAAGCTAATGGACGGTTCAAGAAGCTACTTTTGTTCTCTGGAAATGATTACTTGGGCTTGAGTTCTCATCCCACTATTGCCAGGGCAGTTGCAAag GCAGCACAAGAGCATGGAATGGGGCCTAGAGGTTCTGCTTTAATCTGTGGATATACAAATTACCACAGGTTACTTGAGTCTTCCTTGGCGGACTTAAAGAAGAAAGAG GATTGTCTTCTTTGTCCTACAGGGTTCGCTGCCAATATGGCAGTGATGGTAGCTCTTGGAAACATTGTCTCTCTTTTAGCTGCAGCTGAAAAACCTATGAAGGAGGATAGGATTGCTCTCTTTTCTGATGCACTGAACCATGCTTCAATAATTGATGGTATTCGTCTTGCTGAACGACAACATACTGTTGATGTGTATGTTTACAGGCATTGTGATATGTCCCACCTTAGTTCATTGTT aTCAAGTTGTGAGTTGAAGAAGAAAGTTGTTGTGACTGATAG CTTATTTAGCATGGACGGAGACTTTGCACCAATGATTGAGCTTGTGAATTTACGCAAGAGGCATGGGTTTTTGTTAGTCATCGATGAT GCTCATGGAACTTTTGTCTGTGGGAAACATGGTGGGGGAGTGGCTGAGGAGTTCAATTGTGATAGGCAAGTTGACATATGCATTGGAACTCTGAGTAAGGCTGCTGGTTGCCATGGTGGATTTATAGCATGCAG CAAAAAGTGGAAGCAACTCATACAATCAAGAGGCCGCTCATTCATATTTTCAACTTCTTCACCAGTCCCTATTGTTGCTGCTGCTCACG CTGCTGTTATTGTTGGGAAAAAGGAAGGATGGCGTAGAAAGGCAATCTGGAACAGGGTGCAAGAGTTTCGGGCTCTTACTGGAATTCCCATCACGAGTCCCATAATTTCGCTTATTGTAGGGAGTGAAGAGAAAGCCCTCAAAGCCAGCCg GCACTTGCTGAAATCTGGTTTTCACGTGACTGCAATCAGGCCCCCAACCGTGCCTCCCAACTCATGCAG GTTACGAGTGACTTTGTGCGCAACACATACAACAGATGATTTGAAGAAACTGACAGCAGCACTATCCTGTTGCATCAACTTTCAAGACATTAGTCTCTGTAACTCGAGAGGAACTGCTAGGCTCTAG